One Hyalangium gracile genomic window carries:
- a CDS encoding SRPBCC family protein — translation MKHNNLIQLDQYYEQPPAAVWKALTDPELHARWWAAGDVRPVVGHKFELDMGNWGKQPCEVLEVVPERLFKYRFTPDWTLTWRLQPEGSGTRLTLLHEGFDPSKPKDVFALENMSKGWPAILVRLGATVAARLAS, via the coding sequence ATGAAGCACAACAATCTCATCCAGCTGGACCAGTACTACGAACAGCCGCCGGCCGCCGTGTGGAAGGCGCTCACCGATCCCGAGCTGCACGCGCGCTGGTGGGCCGCCGGCGACGTGCGCCCCGTGGTGGGCCACAAGTTCGAGCTGGACATGGGCAACTGGGGCAAGCAGCCGTGCGAGGTGCTCGAGGTCGTCCCCGAGCGCCTCTTCAAGTACCGCTTCACTCCGGACTGGACGCTCACCTGGAGGCTGCAGCCGGAGGGCAGCGGCACACGGCTCACGCTGCTCCACGAGGGCTTCGACCCCAGCAAGCCGAAGGATGTCTTCGCGCTCGAGAACATGAGCAAGGGGTGGCCGGCCATCCTGGTGAGGCTCGGCGCGACGGTGGCCGCCCGGCTCGCTTCGTGA
- a CDS encoding ArsR/SmtB family transcription factor → MTTNVDVFSALANPIRREILVKLRLGPLPVTELASGFDVGRPAVSEHLQVLRKAKLVREEPRGRERYYHLDPQPLAEVEAYLDTFTRYWKKRLAALDAVLKEEEKKR, encoded by the coding sequence ATGACGACGAACGTGGACGTGTTCTCCGCCCTGGCGAATCCGATCCGCCGGGAGATTCTGGTGAAGCTGCGTCTGGGGCCGCTACCGGTGACGGAGCTCGCCTCGGGGTTCGACGTGGGCCGGCCCGCCGTGTCCGAGCACCTGCAGGTGCTGCGCAAGGCGAAGCTGGTGCGCGAGGAGCCTCGCGGCCGCGAGCGCTACTACCACCTGGATCCGCAGCCGCTCGCCGAGGTCGAGGCGTACCTCGACACCTTCACCCGCTACTGGAAGAAGCGCCTGGCCGCGCTCGATGCCGTGCTCAAGGAAGAGGAGAAGAAACGATGA
- a CDS encoding carboxypeptidase-like regulatory domain-containing protein codes for MRSALCLLVPVLALASAGCGGFFNAPLGSAVIRGRVVGAQPSAARVTLRIEHGSEGREDGDDDEEDDDGHGSGDGDEDSFRTGVDADGRFELRDVPASPGALFIIASATHATTVRVDPAGGEVLELGDIVPHPGAFLLVTVVDGAGQPVPHAELDLDGTDVEHIPVNAQGLARLGPLPASCYRVRARADGHDEARADRCPRAGEELSLTLVMDEDEP; via the coding sequence ATGCGCTCGGCCCTCTGCCTCCTCGTGCCCGTGCTCGCTCTAGCGTCCGCCGGCTGCGGCGGCTTCTTCAACGCACCGCTCGGCAGCGCCGTCATCCGGGGCCGCGTGGTGGGGGCCCAACCGAGCGCGGCGCGAGTGACGCTGCGCATCGAGCACGGCTCGGAAGGCCGCGAGGACGGGGACGACGACGAGGAGGACGACGACGGGCACGGCTCGGGCGACGGGGACGAGGACTCGTTCCGCACCGGCGTGGACGCCGACGGCCGCTTCGAGCTTCGCGACGTTCCGGCCTCTCCGGGGGCCCTCTTCATCATCGCCTCGGCCACGCACGCGACGACGGTGCGGGTGGACCCGGCGGGCGGTGAGGTGCTGGAGCTGGGCGACATCGTGCCCCACCCTGGCGCCTTCCTCCTCGTCACCGTGGTGGATGGCGCCGGCCAGCCCGTCCCCCACGCGGAGCTGGACCTGGACGGCACCGACGTGGAGCACATCCCCGTCAACGCGCAGGGCCTCGCCCGGCTGGGGCCTCTGCCCGCGAGCTGTTACCGCGTGCGGGCCAGGGCCGACGGCCATGACGAGGCCCGCGCCGACCGCTGCCCACGCGCGGGCGAGGAGCTCTCCCTCACGTTGGTGATGGACGAAGACGAGCCGTGA
- a CDS encoding caspase family protein: protein MVRLPTAALLALALTLTACLASSGGEKGGLVRVRADADAVGSAHAGERHALLIGIPRFSDEAWTPLRYAGKDAEDLARALRDPSRGGFASVTVLTRPEETTRAALLDALRALQARVRRPQDVVVVYVSSHGTLARDVRGELQRYLVTSDTSFRDVAGTSLDMPTLEASLEQLRSLRRVLVLATCHSGTGKSLLPPEVRAELERTKGPTPAPTRPLEESSRASIILSASDWGEAAREDDALGNDIYTHFLVQALDGRGDRNGDGAVSATEAHDFARRLTYAYTQGRQRPSARILEVGADPALLSGRLSRAGRPELFSYGGRLEGFTLKVDGEDVGQLPGGVAVPPGRRKLELTKGGQVLWADTLELVAGERRDLEALAQRPSGAGARPRAVSLAAGGFSFLDTASRQQVLPASALLGTMLYLPQALLDERLDLWVDVAAGMGQGQVTSPVGKQVQMRHRALVAGASVGKSWWLGPVGLSTGPHVAALWLQRSFQLELVQGDSYATLWPGWMAGVTWRATPRFTVTARSQFLWAYVPVDGRTRMVGFGIATLGGGYRF from the coding sequence GTGGTCCGCCTCCCCACCGCCGCCCTGCTCGCGCTGGCGCTCACCCTCACCGCCTGTCTCGCCTCGAGCGGTGGTGAGAAGGGGGGCCTGGTGCGCGTGCGGGCGGACGCGGACGCGGTGGGGAGCGCGCACGCCGGAGAGCGCCACGCGCTGCTCATCGGCATCCCTCGCTTCAGCGATGAGGCGTGGACGCCGCTGCGCTACGCGGGCAAGGACGCGGAGGACCTGGCGCGCGCCCTGAGGGATCCGTCCCGCGGCGGCTTCGCCTCCGTCACGGTGCTCACCCGTCCCGAGGAGACGACGCGCGCCGCGCTGCTCGATGCGCTGCGGGCGCTCCAGGCACGCGTGCGCCGGCCGCAGGACGTGGTGGTGGTGTACGTCTCCAGCCACGGCACGCTGGCGCGCGATGTGCGCGGCGAGCTGCAGCGCTACCTGGTCACCTCCGACACGTCCTTCCGCGACGTGGCGGGCACCAGCCTGGACATGCCCACGCTGGAGGCTTCGCTGGAGCAGCTGCGGAGCCTGCGCCGGGTGCTCGTCCTGGCCACCTGCCACTCCGGCACCGGCAAGTCGCTGCTGCCCCCCGAGGTGCGCGCGGAGCTGGAGCGCACCAAGGGCCCGACTCCCGCCCCCACCCGTCCCCTGGAGGAGTCCAGCCGCGCCTCCATCATCCTGTCCGCCAGCGACTGGGGCGAGGCGGCGCGCGAGGACGACGCGCTGGGCAATGACATCTACACCCACTTCCTCGTGCAGGCGCTGGACGGGCGTGGCGACCGCAACGGCGACGGCGCGGTGAGCGCCACCGAGGCCCATGACTTCGCGCGCCGCCTCACGTACGCGTACACGCAGGGCCGTCAGCGGCCCAGCGCGCGGATTCTCGAGGTGGGCGCGGACCCCGCGCTCCTCTCCGGGCGGCTCTCGCGCGCCGGCCGGCCCGAGCTCTTCAGCTATGGCGGACGGCTGGAGGGCTTCACCCTCAAGGTGGATGGCGAGGACGTGGGCCAGCTGCCCGGGGGCGTGGCGGTGCCGCCCGGCCGGCGCAAGCTGGAGCTGACCAAGGGCGGACAGGTGCTGTGGGCGGACACGCTGGAGCTCGTCGCCGGCGAGCGGCGAGATCTCGAGGCGCTGGCGCAACGGCCCTCGGGAGCAGGGGCGCGCCCCCGAGCCGTGTCGCTGGCGGCGGGCGGCTTCAGCTTCCTCGACACCGCCAGCCGCCAGCAGGTGCTGCCCGCCTCGGCCCTGCTGGGCACGATGCTGTACCTGCCCCAGGCGCTCCTCGACGAACGGTTGGACCTCTGGGTGGACGTGGCGGCGGGGATGGGACAGGGGCAGGTGACGTCACCGGTGGGCAAGCAGGTCCAGATGAGACACCGGGCGCTGGTGGCCGGGGCCAGCGTGGGCAAGTCCTGGTGGCTGGGGCCGGTGGGGCTTTCCACCGGCCCACACGTGGCCGCGCTATGGCTGCAGCGCTCCTTCCAGCTCGAGCTGGTCCAGGGTGACTCGTACGCCACCCTGTGGCCTGGCTGGATGGCAGGAGTGACATGGCGCGCCACCCCTCGCTTCACCGTGACGGCTCGCAGCCAGTTCCTGTGGGCGTACGTCCCGGTGGACGGGCGCACGCGCATGGTGGGCTTCGGCATTGCGACGCTCGGGGGAGGGTATCGGTTCTGA
- a CDS encoding RNA polymerase sigma factor, translating into MTEEQMALWLERARQGDQAACRELYQHFHGAVRRVAASFATLGPAEVEDVVQETFVRAFRSLSRLEHPRAFSRWLHAIARHYALALSRSARTREQVKDALAHEVDPAIPALPESLRLERRVAVVRALIDALPEGPEKQTAHLFYVEGTQSAREIAEQLGLGKSAVTMRLERFRARVKRELLARLLAAEVG; encoded by the coding sequence ATGACGGAAGAGCAGATGGCGCTCTGGCTCGAGCGGGCCAGACAAGGAGACCAGGCGGCGTGCCGTGAGCTGTACCAGCACTTCCACGGTGCGGTGCGGCGGGTGGCGGCGAGCTTCGCGACACTCGGCCCGGCCGAGGTGGAGGATGTGGTGCAGGAGACCTTCGTGCGTGCCTTCCGCTCCCTGTCCCGGCTGGAGCACCCGCGGGCCTTCAGCCGCTGGCTGCACGCCATTGCCAGGCACTACGCCCTGGCCTTGAGCCGCAGCGCTCGCACCCGCGAGCAGGTGAAGGATGCCCTGGCGCACGAGGTGGACCCGGCCATCCCGGCGCTGCCGGAGTCGCTGCGGCTCGAGCGGCGCGTGGCGGTGGTGCGCGCCCTCATCGACGCGCTGCCCGAGGGGCCGGAGAAGCAGACCGCGCACCTCTTCTATGTGGAGGGCACCCAGAGCGCGCGGGAGATCGCCGAGCAGCTGGGGCTGGGCAAGAGCGCGGTGACGATGCGCCTGGAGCGCTTCCGCGCCCGGGTGAAGCGAGAGCTGCTGGCACGGCTGCTGGCGGCGGAGGTGGGCTAG
- a CDS encoding alpha/beta hydrolase yields MAPDYRFSVDGRIPVLKVHHEPRPGPAVIVLHGLKSNADVQRYELDMLADAGLTAVGVDAPHHGARWDGWVDRMGDWGPSAYHENLLRLILESAPDVSRVIDHLMYEGHGPIAVAGVSLGAYTALTVATWDSRVRATVSILGSPDWTPRDAPMTHEIYQLMRHAPVHRPADCARNPLLMMNAGRDHLVPPHWSRDFARRAWDNHPWLGRHVEYVEYPESDHFVRSEDWSDMWGRARGFLRWHLSA; encoded by the coding sequence ATGGCCCCTGACTATCGCTTCTCCGTGGACGGGCGCATCCCCGTGCTGAAGGTCCACCACGAGCCCCGTCCAGGTCCTGCCGTCATCGTCCTGCACGGGCTCAAGTCGAACGCGGACGTCCAGCGCTACGAGCTGGACATGCTCGCCGACGCGGGGTTGACGGCGGTGGGCGTGGACGCCCCGCATCACGGCGCGCGGTGGGACGGGTGGGTGGACCGGATGGGGGACTGGGGGCCCTCGGCGTACCACGAGAACCTGCTGCGCCTCATCCTCGAGTCCGCGCCGGATGTGTCCCGCGTCATCGATCACCTGATGTACGAGGGCCACGGGCCCATCGCAGTGGCCGGTGTCTCGCTGGGCGCGTACACGGCCTTGACGGTGGCGACGTGGGACTCGCGGGTGCGTGCCACGGTCTCCATCCTGGGCTCGCCGGACTGGACGCCCCGCGATGCACCCATGACGCATGAAATCTACCAGCTCATGCGGCACGCGCCGGTGCACCGCCCCGCGGACTGCGCGCGCAACCCGCTGCTGATGATGAACGCGGGGAGGGACCACCTGGTGCCGCCCCACTGGTCCCGGGACTTCGCGCGCAGAGCCTGGGACAACCATCCCTGGCTGGGGCGGCACGTGGAGTACGTCGAGTACCCCGAGTCGGACCACTTCGTCCGCTCGGAGGACTGGTCGGACATGTGGGGACGCGCGCGGGGCTTCCTGCGCTGGCACCTCTCCGCCTGA
- a CDS encoding DinB family protein, giving the protein MFTPPYCQTLARYNQWANERLYAACAELTDADYRAPRQAFFGSIHGTLNHLLVADRIWMGRLEGPDSGLNKLDQILYEDFAELRAARAAEDQRLIRFMDRLGQEALDSVLSYKSTTGVPQEVPVAWILAHLFNHQTHHRGQTHGLLSQTAVAPPPLDLFIYMRQSGAQPAPSRPA; this is encoded by the coding sequence GTGTTCACGCCGCCCTACTGCCAGACCCTCGCCCGGTACAACCAGTGGGCCAACGAGCGCCTCTATGCCGCCTGCGCCGAGCTCACCGACGCCGACTACCGCGCGCCACGGCAGGCCTTCTTCGGGTCCATCCACGGTACGCTGAACCATCTGCTCGTGGCCGACCGCATCTGGATGGGCCGCCTCGAAGGCCCGGACTCCGGCCTGAACAAGCTGGATCAGATTCTGTACGAAGACTTCGCGGAGCTTCGGGCCGCGCGGGCGGCCGAGGACCAGCGGCTCATCCGCTTCATGGACCGCCTCGGCCAGGAGGCCCTGGACTCAGTCCTCTCCTACAAGTCGACGACCGGCGTGCCGCAGGAAGTGCCGGTGGCCTGGATCCTGGCCCACCTCTTCAATCACCAGACACACCACCGTGGCCAGACGCATGGCCTGCTGTCACAGACGGCCGTCGCGCCGCCGCCGCTCGATCTGTTCATCTATATGCGTCAGTCGGGGGCTCAGCCCGCCCCGTCTCGGCCCGCCTGA